Proteins encoded by one window of Streptomyces clavuligerus:
- a CDS encoding class E sortase: protein MTDRRPGEGWYGPPGGYEDATGHGGGAEHGPPGPRQQGHGQPGYGDPWHPAPGPAYPAYGQPYAQGAAPAPDPGPGYPPPPGPTVPEPPPGYAWPGQGGPTAPGPYQPPTPAVPQAPYAPQGPYGAHGTQGAYALHPPGVPPAPAPEQWGTPRPPGQPEPPGPYEPPETYEPYEPYEPYEHAPTGPTAPTGPGRAERRRAARSPGHRARRRPPKPSPQATAPSRPLTRTEARRAARAARDSPGVVVSRALGEVFITLGVVMLLFVTYQLWWTNVRADQQAGREKERIQRSWAAGRAPGAFRPGEGFAIMYIPKLDVVVPVAASIDKEKVLDRGMVGHYSEGGLKTAMPSARTGNFGVAGHRNTHGEPFRYINRLEPGDPIVVETREAYYTYRMASLLPQTPPSNVRVLRPVPAGSGFTRPGRYITLTTCTPEFTSTYRMIVWGELAEERPRAQGKPDALVG, encoded by the coding sequence GTGACCGACCGGCGTCCTGGGGAGGGGTGGTACGGCCCTCCGGGAGGGTACGAGGACGCGACAGGGCACGGCGGAGGGGCGGAGCACGGGCCGCCGGGACCCAGGCAGCAGGGACACGGGCAGCCCGGGTACGGGGACCCGTGGCACCCCGCCCCCGGCCCGGCGTACCCGGCGTACGGGCAGCCCTACGCCCAGGGAGCGGCCCCGGCCCCCGACCCCGGCCCGGGGTATCCGCCGCCGCCCGGTCCCACCGTCCCCGAGCCGCCGCCGGGATACGCCTGGCCGGGGCAGGGAGGCCCGACGGCGCCCGGCCCGTATCAACCCCCCACCCCGGCCGTCCCGCAGGCTCCATACGCCCCACAGGGCCCGTACGGCGCCCATGGCACCCAGGGCGCGTATGCCCTGCACCCCCCGGGCGTCCCCCCGGCCCCCGCGCCGGAACAGTGGGGAACGCCCCGGCCGCCGGGACAACCCGAGCCGCCCGGACCGTATGAGCCGCCCGAGACATATGAGCCGTATGAGCCGTATGAGCCGTACGAGCACGCCCCCACCGGCCCCACCGCCCCCACCGGCCCCGGGCGGGCCGAACGCCGCAGAGCGGCCCGTTCCCCGGGACACCGCGCCCGCCGCCGCCCGCCGAAGCCGTCCCCGCAGGCCACCGCCCCCTCCCGCCCGCTCACCCGGACCGAGGCCCGCAGAGCCGCCCGCGCGGCCCGGGACAGCCCCGGCGTGGTCGTCAGCCGGGCCCTGGGCGAGGTCTTCATCACCCTCGGCGTGGTGATGCTGCTCTTCGTCACCTATCAGCTCTGGTGGACCAACGTCCGCGCCGATCAGCAGGCCGGCCGGGAGAAGGAGCGGATCCAGCGGTCCTGGGCCGCGGGCCGGGCCCCCGGGGCGTTCCGGCCCGGCGAGGGTTTCGCGATCATGTACATCCCCAAGCTGGACGTCGTCGTCCCCGTCGCCGCGAGCATCGACAAGGAGAAGGTGCTCGACCGGGGGATGGTCGGCCACTACAGCGAGGGCGGGCTCAAGACCGCGATGCCCTCGGCGCGTACGGGCAACTTCGGGGTCGCGGGCCACCGCAACACCCACGGCGAGCCCTTCCGCTACATCAACCGTCTCGAACCGGGTGATCCGATCGTGGTCGAGACCCGCGAGGCGTACTACACGTACCGCATGGCGAGCCTGCTCCCCCAGACACCGCCCTCCAATGTCCGGGTGCTCCGCCCGGTCCCGGCCGGCTCGGGCTTCACCCGTCCCGGCCGCTATATCACCCTCACCACCTGCACCCCCGAGTTCACCAGCACCTATCGGATGATCGTCTGGGGCGAGCTGGCCGAGGAGCGGCCACGTGCGCAGGGCAAACCAGACGCGCTCGTAGGCTAG
- a CDS encoding aminodeoxychorismate/anthranilate synthase component II, translated as MSARILVVDNYDSFVFNLVQYLYQLGAECEVLRNDEVALSHAQDGFDGVLLSPGPGTPEQAGVCVDMVRHCAATGVPVFGVCLGMQSMAVAYGGVVDRAPELLHGKTSPVTHEGRGVFAGLPSPFTATRYHSLAAEPTRLPAELEVTARTEDGIIMGLRHRELPVEGVQFHPESVLTEHGHLMLANWLERCGDTGAVGRSAGLAPVVGKALA; from the coding sequence ATGAGCGCACGCATCCTGGTCGTCGACAACTACGACAGCTTTGTCTTCAACCTCGTCCAGTACCTGTACCAGCTCGGAGCCGAGTGCGAGGTGCTGCGGAACGACGAGGTCGCCCTCTCCCACGCCCAGGACGGCTTCGACGGCGTACTGCTCTCCCCCGGGCCCGGCACCCCCGAGCAGGCGGGCGTCTGCGTCGACATGGTGCGCCACTGCGCCGCCACCGGCGTCCCCGTCTTCGGGGTCTGCCTCGGGATGCAGTCGATGGCGGTGGCGTACGGCGGGGTCGTGGACCGCGCCCCCGAGCTGCTGCACGGCAAGACCTCCCCGGTCACCCACGAGGGCCGGGGCGTCTTCGCCGGGCTGCCCTCGCCGTTCACCGCCACCCGCTACCACTCGCTCGCGGCGGAGCCCACCCGGCTGCCCGCCGAGCTGGAGGTCACGGCCCGGACCGAGGACGGCATCATCATGGGGCTGCGCCACCGCGAACTGCCCGTCGAAGGGGTGCAGTTCCACCCGGAGTCGGTGCTCACCGAGCACGGCCATCTGATGCTCGCCAACTGGCTGGAACGGTGTGGTGACACCGGGGCCGTCGGACGCTCGGCGGGGCTCGCCCCGGTGGTGGGCAAGGCCCTGGCGTGA
- a CDS encoding class E sortase has protein sequence MAGFIRRIVRFLSELCITVGTVIVLFVVYVLFWTGVKAADAADAELDRLQSRWAQGRIETPAHPPDPGPDDPGPPAPGFRTAPPAPPPPPVDPVDPSAPAKPLPPAQPTPPAAPGNGPPPAPRAGEPFAVLRIPRFGRDWDWPVLEGTAVATLKRGLGHYPGTALPGRTGNFAVAGHRRTYGDPFKDFPRLRTGDAVVLTDGTTRYTYRIARSPFRTVPSDTGVIDAVPDKSPFTRPGRYLTLTTCEPEWGSSHRLIAWARLESTAPATHGKPAAFRS, from the coding sequence ATGGCTGGATTCATACGCCGGATCGTCCGATTCCTGAGTGAGCTGTGCATCACCGTCGGCACGGTGATCGTGCTCTTCGTCGTCTATGTGCTGTTCTGGACGGGGGTCAAGGCCGCCGACGCCGCCGACGCGGAGCTGGACCGGCTCCAGAGCCGCTGGGCCCAGGGCCGGATCGAGACCCCGGCACACCCCCCGGACCCCGGCCCGGACGATCCGGGCCCCCCGGCCCCCGGCTTCCGGACCGCACCGCCCGCACCACCACCCCCGCCGGTGGACCCGGTGGACCCGTCCGCCCCGGCGAAGCCCCTGCCCCCGGCACAGCCCACGCCCCCGGCGGCCCCCGGGAACGGACCGCCCCCCGCCCCCCGGGCCGGGGAGCCCTTCGCCGTCCTCCGCATCCCCCGCTTCGGCCGCGACTGGGACTGGCCGGTCCTGGAGGGAACGGCGGTGGCCACCCTGAAACGGGGACTCGGCCACTACCCCGGCACCGCGCTGCCCGGCCGCACCGGGAACTTCGCCGTCGCCGGACACCGCCGCACCTACGGCGACCCGTTCAAGGACTTCCCCCGGCTGCGCACCGGCGACGCGGTCGTCCTCACCGACGGCACCACCCGGTACACCTACCGGATCGCCCGCAGCCCCTTCCGTACCGTCCCCTCCGACACCGGGGTGATCGATGCCGTGCCGGACAAGTCCCCGTTCACCCGTCCTGGCCGGTATCTCACCCTCACCACCTGCGAGCCGGAGTGGGGCAGCAGCCATCGGCTGATCGCCTGGGCCCGGCTGGAGTCCACCGCCCCCGCGACCCACGGCAAACCGGCGGCTTTCCGCTCCTGA
- a CDS encoding DUF881 domain-containing protein: MSNSANSRPVPVHLVKRRAGRVLTAAVFAVAGLIFVTSFNTARGTDLRTDDSLLKLSDLIRERSGRNGDLERSTGALRDEVDSLADRDDGSTRAEDARLGALERTAGTSPVRGPGLTVTLDDAPANARATPGYPEPQANDLVIHQQDLQAVVNALWAGGARGVQVMDQRLISTSAVRCVGNTLILQGRVYSPPYKITAVGDRDRLEQALERSSAIQNYRLYVKAYGLGWKVDERGAVTLPGYSGTVDLHHAKPLNP, translated from the coding sequence TTGAGCAATTCCGCCAACTCCAGGCCAGTCCCGGTTCACCTGGTGAAAAGGCGGGCCGGGCGGGTGCTGACCGCCGCCGTCTTCGCCGTGGCCGGGCTGATCTTCGTCACCAGTTTCAACACCGCCCGGGGCACGGATCTGCGGACCGACGACTCCCTGCTGAAGCTCTCCGACCTGATCCGTGAGCGCAGTGGGCGCAACGGTGACCTGGAACGGTCCACGGGGGCCCTGCGCGACGAGGTCGACTCGCTCGCCGACCGCGACGACGGCTCCACCCGGGCCGAGGACGCCCGGCTCGGCGCGCTGGAGCGGACGGCGGGCACCAGCCCGGTGCGCGGCCCGGGGCTGACGGTCACCCTCGACGACGCCCCCGCGAACGCCCGCGCGACCCCCGGCTACCCCGAGCCGCAAGCCAATGACCTGGTGATTCACCAGCAGGATCTGCAAGCGGTCGTCAACGCGCTGTGGGCGGGCGGGGCCCGTGGCGTCCAGGTGATGGACCAGCGGCTGATCTCCACCAGCGCCGTGCGGTGTGTCGGCAACACCCTGATCCTCCAGGGCCGCGTCTACTCCCCTCCCTACAAGATCACCGCTGTGGGCGACCGGGACCGGCTGGAACAGGCGCTGGAGCGGTCCTCGGCGATCCAGAACTACCGGCTCTATGTGAAGGCGTACGGGCTCGGCTGGAAAGTCGACGAGCGCGGGGCGGTGACTCTCCCCGGCTACTCGGGCACAGTGGATCTCCACCATGCGAAGCCCCTGAACCCCTGA
- the crgA gene encoding cell division protein CrgA has product MPKSRIRKKADFTPPPNNRQATAIKLTNRSWVAPVMLGLFLIGLAWIVLFYVTEGELPIKSIGDWNIVVGFGFIAAGFGVSTQWK; this is encoded by the coding sequence GTGCCGAAGTCACGTATCCGCAAGAAGGCCGATTTCACGCCGCCGCCGAACAACCGGCAGGCGACCGCCATCAAGCTGACGAACCGCAGCTGGGTGGCACCGGTGATGCTCGGGCTGTTCCTGATCGGGCTGGCCTGGATCGTCCTCTTCTATGTGACCGAGGGCGAGCTGCCGATCAAGTCCATCGGCGACTGGAACATCGTCGTGGGCTTCGGCTTCATCGCCGCGGGCTTCGGCGTCTCCACTCAGTGGAAGTAG
- a CDS encoding rhomboid family intramembrane serine protease yields MEQAPGGPQEPRGPQGVPRLPDCYRHPGSETGISCTRCDRPICPQCMINASVGYQCPECVRSGSGTGHSASAQQPRTIAGGSLHGDPALVTKVLIGLNVAVFALVLSLGERFVSQLELIGYAFSPQLGEIVGVAHDQWYRLLTAVFLHQELSHILFNLLGLWFLGRMVEPALGRRRFLALYLLSGLGGSTLAYLVAEPNQPSLGASGAIFGLMGAFVVLARRVQLDMRPVVLILGVSLVLTFTRPDISWEGHIGGLVTGAVIAAGMVYAPRERRALVQSAVCGAVLLVMVVAVLARTSVLT; encoded by the coding sequence ATGGAACAGGCGCCAGGCGGCCCGCAGGAGCCGCGGGGACCGCAGGGGGTACCGCGGCTGCCCGACTGCTATCGGCACCCGGGCAGTGAGACCGGGATCAGCTGTACCCGCTGCGACCGCCCCATCTGCCCGCAGTGCATGATCAACGCCTCGGTGGGCTACCAGTGCCCGGAGTGTGTGCGCAGCGGCTCGGGGACGGGGCACAGCGCCTCGGCCCAGCAGCCGCGCACCATCGCGGGCGGCTCCCTCCACGGCGATCCCGCCCTGGTCACCAAGGTCCTCATCGGCCTCAATGTGGCCGTCTTCGCCCTGGTGCTCTCCCTCGGTGAGCGCTTCGTCTCCCAGCTCGAACTGATCGGCTACGCCTTCAGCCCCCAGCTCGGGGAGATCGTCGGTGTCGCGCACGACCAGTGGTACCGGCTGCTGACGGCGGTCTTCCTGCACCAGGAGCTGTCGCACATCCTCTTCAACCTGCTCGGGCTCTGGTTCCTGGGCCGGATGGTGGAGCCCGCGCTCGGGCGCCGCCGTTTTCTCGCCCTGTATCTGCTCTCCGGGCTCGGCGGCAGCACGCTCGCCTATCTCGTCGCCGAGCCGAACCAGCCCTCGCTCGGCGCCTCGGGGGCGATCTTCGGCCTGATGGGGGCGTTCGTCGTGCTGGCCAGGCGGGTCCAGCTCGATATGCGGCCGGTGGTGCTGATCCTCGGGGTGAGCCTGGTGCTCACCTTCACCCGTCCGGACATCTCCTGGGAGGGCCATATCGGCGGTCTGGTGACGGGAGCCGTGATCGCCGCCGGGATGGTGTACGCGCCGCGGGAGCGCCGGGCGCTGGTCCAGTCCGCCGTCTGCGGGGCGGTGCTGCTGGTCATGGTGGTGGCGGTGCTGGCCCGGACGTCCGTGCTGACCTGA
- a CDS encoding peptidylprolyl isomerase has protein sequence MAEQLYATLKTNHGDIEIRLLPNHAPKTVKNFVELAQGEREWVNPATGQKSTDRLYDGTVFHRVISGFMIQGGDPLGNGTGGPGYKFADEFHPELAFTKPYLLAMANAGPGTNGSQFFITVGPTTWLTGKHTIFGEVSTEAGKKVVDAIASAQTNPRTDRPVNDVVIESVVVETREG, from the coding sequence GTGGCCGAGCAGCTTTACGCCACCCTGAAGACCAACCACGGCGACATCGAGATCCGGCTGCTGCCGAACCACGCGCCGAAGACGGTCAAGAACTTCGTCGAGCTGGCGCAGGGCGAGCGCGAGTGGGTCAACCCGGCGACCGGCCAGAAGAGCACCGACCGGCTCTACGACGGCACGGTCTTCCACCGGGTGATCTCCGGCTTCATGATCCAGGGCGGCGACCCGCTGGGCAACGGCACCGGCGGCCCCGGCTACAAGTTCGCCGACGAGTTCCACCCGGAGCTGGCCTTCACCAAGCCGTACCTGCTGGCCATGGCCAACGCGGGCCCGGGCACCAACGGCTCGCAGTTCTTCATCACGGTGGGCCCCACCACCTGGCTGACCGGCAAGCACACCATCTTCGGCGAGGTCTCCACCGAGGCCGGCAAGAAGGTCGTGGACGCCATCGCGTCCGCGCAGACCAACCCGCGCACCGACCGCCCGGTCAACGACGTCGTGATCGAGTCCGTCGTCGTCGAGACCCGCGAGGGCTGA
- a CDS encoding DUF5324 family protein: MTRMESVRAATDSAKDSVLHAAEVVAPYASTARDQAAQYAHEARERIAPKVSAATHRARVQARHQYDAHLAPHVPPAVDDAAHRAALQARKAARQAADYTKPRVEHAVAAAGPVRDEALARSSAALAALRGQVTAEEIQKLLRRHERRSKAAHAGKVLLIVGAAAGCAFALWRWWDRQANPDWLVEPPAATETGRLSSVDGSPEAVDPVDPGGPAQA; encoded by the coding sequence GTGACCCGCATGGAGAGCGTGCGCGCCGCGACCGATTCGGCCAAGGACAGCGTGCTGCACGCCGCGGAAGTGGTGGCGCCCTACGCCAGTACGGCCCGTGACCAGGCCGCTCAGTACGCGCACGAGGCGCGCGAACGGATCGCCCCGAAAGTATCGGCGGCCACGCACCGGGCCCGTGTCCAGGCCCGTCATCAGTACGACGCCCATCTGGCGCCGCATGTGCCGCCCGCGGTGGACGACGCCGCGCACCGGGCCGCGCTCCAGGCCCGGAAGGCCGCGCGTCAGGCGGCCGACTACACCAAACCCCGCGTGGAGCACGCGGTGGCCGCCGCCGGTCCCGTGCGGGACGAGGCGCTGGCCCGTTCCTCCGCCGCGCTGGCCGCGCTGCGCGGTCAGGTGACGGCCGAGGAGATCCAGAAGCTGCTGCGCAGGCACGAGCGCCGGTCGAAGGCGGCGCACGCCGGGAAGGTGCTGCTGATCGTCGGGGCGGCGGCGGGGTGCGCCTTCGCCCTGTGGCGGTGGTGGGACCGGCAGGCCAATCCCGACTGGCTGGTGGAACCGCCCGCGGCGACCGAGACCGGACGGCTGTCGTCCGTCGACGGCAGCCCGGAGGCGGTGGACCCCGTGGACCCCGGGGGCCCGGCACAGGCGTAG
- a CDS encoding DUF6344 domain-containing protein: MAAVTVRNLWTALVTAFVALLTWMGLSNSFTARRTTAPAAPEQPAPEAPPMASVPLTTGHPERDTDATAAMVGPGAVPPDTRSTAHRDERRRHPHPRQATRATRTPRSTRTPRSTRSTRTPRTAVRATAGRRTVPASRRPAGRVAPTGPGTRSTGRTTAAPAGRTPSAHAPVRPGTRPAVRPSGTRPLIPAQSRRWSPGARARSLPPTIKQRIRAEAHNSSPSVRKLPALDAIPADAGSVTIVSRSVRGAERSADRSRLTTAA; this comes from the coding sequence ATGGCTGCCGTCACGGTCAGAAATCTCTGGACCGCACTGGTCACCGCTTTTGTCGCTCTGCTCACCTGGATGGGGCTGAGCAACTCCTTCACCGCCCGCCGCACCACCGCCCCGGCTGCCCCGGAGCAGCCCGCACCGGAGGCCCCGCCCATGGCCTCCGTCCCGCTCACGACGGGACATCCGGAACGGGATACGGACGCCACCGCCGCGATGGTGGGACCCGGGGCCGTCCCCCCGGACACCCGGAGCACCGCGCACCGGGACGAACGCCGCCGCCACCCGCACCCCCGGCAGGCGACCCGCGCGACCCGGACACCACGGTCGACACGGACACCACGGTCGACCCGGTCGACCCGTACCCCGCGTACGGCCGTACGGGCGACGGCGGGCCGGCGGACGGTCCCCGCGAGCAGAAGACCCGCCGGACGGGTGGCGCCGACCGGTCCCGGCACACGATCCACCGGACGGACGACGGCGGCACCCGCCGGACGGACGCCCTCGGCACATGCCCCGGTGCGCCCCGGCACCCGGCCGGCCGTACGCCCGTCGGGCACCCGGCCCCTGATCCCCGCGCAGAGCCGCCGGTGGAGCCCCGGAGCCCGGGCCCGTTCGCTGCCGCCCACCATCAAGCAGCGCATCCGGGCCGAGGCCCACAACTCCTCGCCCTCCGTGCGCAAACTGCCCGCGCTCGACGCGATCCCGGCGGACGCCGGTTCGGTGACGATCGTCTCGCGGTCCGTACGGGGCGCGGAGCGGTCGGCGGACCGCAGCCGGCTGACGACGGCCGCATGA
- a CDS encoding protein-arginine deiminase domain-containing protein, with protein MATGVAGALIGTAGVVHAVGPAAGPAARAALTADLRADVDRDGSVDITGGSDTPGENVWTRDRGAVMLPNIDDDTKRCPVRTAQGKPLTDAELAKCNDAADTVLNGASDAADLARLKTVPLPEVSDGAYGTAVVLAKDRARLFVKRANGWTHLRPTDRLTAAELRAGVELGIEATDVIRNATVWDGQAIVRFSVTDSTTTVKDDVRMGTAPVLTHHHRQKAQEVLVTAVKGEKLQEKFVKDLEREVKAAGITKPVRKLGGAGGDRWAQDFLEPGYVSMTGPGGKPHAMRVMIRSAQDRKAGREVFEKLRGKDIGAVQMSGRLGWNTLDSMGNLETIPPYAHGGKEYPAGRIIMGHQPDARNRPAKSMSTFLRSQGAQSPLLLDTAWLGVGHVDEFVQFLPAATERGWRIGVADPQAGVALLRKAQKDGHGRAKMFSVPNGPEGQAPKQTIDEVLKNRSFHADNKLATERIEANLRILKNETGITDAEIIRIPGLYSRGDMDGSVFGGGRAKLSRLDIDTALTFDQAGPDRKQPFAASGRAGERAWPTGAYVPGAVNGVVLSDSRYLAAKQWGPVIQGKDIFGEAVSAAYARAGFTTRYIDDWYTYHVMSGEVHCGTNTLRDTSQPWWKGTWRS; from the coding sequence GTGGCCACCGGGGTGGCCGGTGCCCTGATCGGCACCGCGGGTGTGGTGCACGCCGTAGGACCCGCGGCGGGTCCGGCGGCCCGGGCGGCGCTGACGGCCGATCTCCGGGCGGACGTCGACCGCGACGGGAGCGTCGACATCACCGGCGGCTCCGACACACCGGGGGAGAACGTCTGGACCCGCGACCGGGGCGCGGTGATGCTGCCGAACATCGACGACGACACCAAGCGCTGCCCGGTCAGGACCGCCCAGGGCAAGCCGCTGACCGACGCCGAGCTGGCGAAGTGCAACGACGCCGCCGACACCGTGCTCAACGGGGCGAGCGACGCCGCCGACCTGGCGCGGCTGAAAACCGTTCCGCTGCCGGAGGTCTCCGACGGCGCGTACGGAACGGCCGTCGTGCTCGCCAAGGACAGGGCGCGGCTCTTCGTCAAGCGGGCGAACGGCTGGACGCATCTCAGGCCGACCGACCGGCTCACCGCCGCCGAGCTGCGCGCCGGGGTGGAGCTGGGCATCGAGGCCACCGATGTGATCCGGAACGCCACGGTCTGGGACGGCCAGGCCATCGTCCGTTTCAGCGTCACCGACAGCACCACCACGGTGAAGGACGACGTCCGGATGGGGACGGCGCCCGTCCTCACCCACCACCACCGGCAGAAGGCCCAGGAAGTCCTGGTGACGGCGGTGAAGGGCGAGAAGCTCCAGGAGAAGTTCGTCAAGGACCTGGAGCGCGAGGTGAAGGCCGCCGGGATCACCAAGCCGGTGCGGAAGCTCGGCGGCGCCGGGGGCGACCGCTGGGCGCAGGACTTCCTGGAGCCCGGCTATGTGAGCATGACCGGGCCCGGGGGCAAGCCCCACGCGATGCGGGTGATGATCCGTTCCGCCCAGGACCGGAAGGCGGGCCGCGAGGTCTTCGAGAAGCTGCGCGGCAAGGACATCGGCGCCGTCCAGATGAGCGGCAGGCTCGGCTGGAACACCCTGGACTCCATGGGCAACCTGGAGACCATCCCGCCCTATGCCCACGGGGGCAAGGAGTACCCGGCCGGCCGGATCATCATGGGGCATCAGCCCGACGCCAGGAACAGGCCCGCCAAGTCGATGTCGACCTTCCTCCGCTCGCAGGGGGCGCAGTCGCCGCTGCTGCTGGACACGGCCTGGCTGGGCGTCGGCCATGTGGACGAGTTCGTGCAGTTCCTGCCCGCCGCGACGGAGCGGGGCTGGCGGATCGGGGTGGCCGACCCACAGGCGGGCGTGGCGCTGCTGCGCAAGGCCCAGAAGGACGGCCACGGCAGGGCGAAGATGTTCTCGGTGCCCAACGGGCCGGAGGGGCAGGCGCCGAAGCAGACCATCGACGAGGTGCTGAAGAACCGCTCCTTCCACGCGGACAACAAGCTGGCCACCGAGCGGATCGAGGCCAACCTCCGGATCCTCAAGAACGAGACGGGCATCACGGACGCCGAGATCATCCGGATTCCGGGGCTGTACTCGCGCGGTGACATGGACGGTTCGGTCTTCGGCGGCGGCCGGGCCAAGCTCAGCAGGCTCGACATCGACACCGCGCTCACGTTCGACCAGGCGGGCCCGGACCGGAAGCAGCCCTTCGCGGCGAGCGGCCGGGCCGGGGAGCGGGCCTGGCCGACGGGGGCCTATGTGCCGGGCGCGGTCAACGGTGTGGTGCTCAGCGACTCCCGTTATCTCGCCGCCAAGCAGTGGGGCCCGGTCATCCAGGGCAAGGACATCTTCGGTGAGGCGGTCTCCGCGGCCTACGCCCGGGCGGGCTTCACCACCCGTTATATCGATGACTGGTACACGTATCACGTCATGAGCGGGGAGGTGCACTGCGGCACCAACACGCTGCGCGACACCTCCCAGCCGTGGTGGAAGGGCACGTGGCGGTCCTGA
- a CDS encoding alpha/beta hydrolase — protein MSRPLHSPGVRPIVLDAGGTTLSALLAEAQGPPRATLLALHGGGMTAAYFDGQADPALSLLTLGASLGWTVLAVDRPGYGASAETLPDGLPLAEQAVALRHALADFGGRYPLGAGLCVLAHSYGGKLALTAAAQGLHDELLGIEISGCGHRYAADPPAGRPAPFGGPGGPRLNWGPLTLYAPRTFSLAGSVVAPMPLREAVEAARWEGAFRTLAGAVRVPVRMTFAEYEGWWRHDPEALAELTGLLSSVPRLVIERQPGAGHNISLGWAARAYHLRALGFLEECLQPRLARPASVSASASASASASARAASAPEPIQR, from the coding sequence TTGTCCCGACCGCTCCACTCCCCAGGAGTCCGCCCGATCGTGCTGGACGCGGGCGGAACGACGCTTTCCGCGCTGCTCGCCGAGGCCCAGGGGCCGCCACGGGCCACGCTCCTCGCCCTGCACGGCGGCGGGATGACCGCCGCGTACTTCGACGGCCAGGCGGACCCGGCGCTCTCCCTGCTCACCCTGGGCGCCTCGCTCGGCTGGACCGTTCTCGCGGTCGACCGGCCCGGCTACGGCGCGTCCGCCGAAACACTTCCCGACGGACTGCCCCTCGCCGAGCAGGCCGTGGCGCTGCGCCACGCCCTCGCGGACTTCGGCGGGCGGTATCCCCTGGGCGCCGGTCTGTGCGTGCTGGCCCACTCCTACGGCGGCAAGCTGGCGCTGACCGCCGCCGCCCAGGGGCTGCACGACGAACTCCTCGGCATCGAGATCTCGGGCTGCGGACACCGTTACGCCGCCGATCCCCCGGCCGGGCGTCCCGCCCCGTTCGGCGGCCCCGGCGGGCCCCGGCTGAACTGGGGCCCGCTGACGCTCTACGCACCGCGGACGTTCTCCCTGGCCGGTTCGGTCGTCGCCCCGATGCCGCTGCGGGAGGCGGTGGAGGCGGCCCGCTGGGAGGGGGCATTCCGGACCCTGGCGGGAGCCGTGCGCGTTCCGGTGCGCATGACGTTCGCCGAGTACGAGGGCTGGTGGCGGCACGACCCCGAGGCATTGGCCGAGCTGACCGGACTGTTGTCCTCCGTGCCGAGGCTGGTGATCGAACGTCAGCCGGGCGCGGGGCACAACATCAGTCTGGGCTGGGCGGCACGCGCCTACCATCTGCGGGCGCTGGGCTTCCTGGAGGAGTGCCTCCAGCCCCGCCTCGCCCGCCCCGCTTCCGTTTCCGCCTCCGCCTCGGCTTCCGCCTCCGCCTCGGCGCGTGCCGCGTCCGCACCGGAGCCGATCCAGCGCTGA